The following are from one region of the Selenomonadales bacterium genome:
- a CDS encoding CidA/LrgA family protein translates to MRNLGLFVLQTFYLWLFYAGGNLIASVIPFPIPGNVVGMVLLFVALCLGIVKVEQLQVASSFLLKHLTFFFIPLAVGLMNWGELFMEHSVTIGISIVASALLTLLGVAALTLLCKGRVS, encoded by the coding sequence ATGCGTAATTTGGGTCTGTTTGTATTGCAGACATTTTATCTATGGCTTTTTTATGCGGGAGGTAATCTGATCGCTTCTGTAATTCCATTCCCCATCCCGGGAAATGTGGTTGGTATGGTGCTTTTGTTCGTTGCGCTATGTCTTGGTATCGTGAAGGTGGAACAGCTACAGGTGGCATCGTCGTTTCTCTTGAAGCATCTGACGTTCTTTTTCATTCCGCTTGCAGTCGGCTTGATGAATTGGGGCGAATTGTTCATGGAGCATAGCGTAACGATCGGTATCAGTATCGTGGCGAGTGCGCTCTTGACATTGTTGGGAGTAGC
- a CDS encoding pyridoxamine 5'-phosphate oxidase family protein: MFRGMRRFKQELTKEECKDILINEPRGVLSVIGEGGYPYGMVMNHWYHEADGKLYFHGAKEGHKIDAIKACDKVSYCVHDEGFRKEGEWALNIKSVIVFGRIRIVEDEEKMREICSNLYRKFDDDEDALKHELTHLSRVMCLELTPEHMTGKLVKES; encoded by the coding sequence ATGTTTCGCGGTATGAGACGATTTAAACAAGAACTGACGAAAGAAGAATGCAAAGATATTCTTATAAATGAGCCGAGAGGTGTTCTCTCTGTAATAGGCGAAGGCGGCTATCCGTATGGTATGGTGATGAATCATTGGTATCATGAAGCGGACGGTAAGCTGTATTTCCATGGTGCGAAGGAAGGGCACAAGATCGATGCGATCAAAGCGTGCGATAAGGTATCGTATTGCGTACATGATGAAGGCTTCCGCAAAGAAGGCGAGTGGGCGCTCAATATAAAAAGTGTCATCGTATTCGGTCGTATCCGCATTGTCGAGGATGAGGAGAAGATGAGAGAGATCTGCTCAAATCTCTATCGTAAGTTCGACGATGATGAGGATGCACTGAAACACGAATTGACGCATCTTAGCCGTGTGATGTGTCTGGAGCTTACGCCCGAACATATGACGGGAAAATTGGTCAAAGAATCATAA
- a CDS encoding tartrate dehydrogenase codes for MMKIYKIAVIPGDGIGTEVVTEGVKVLERVAELDGGFRFEFTWFPWGCEYYHKHGVMMDEDGIDRLRAFDAIFLGAVGSPDVPDHISLRGLLLRIRQGFDQYVNLRPVKLLKGAPCPLAGVNREDIDMMVIRENSEGEYSGMGDWLFRGKENEVVLQTGVFSRKGVERIIRYAYEMAHRENKTLTSVSKSNALNYSMVFWDQVFAEVGKEYPDVKTQVVNVDAAALFFVKQPQKFQVVVTSNLFGDILTDLGAAIAGGMGLAAGANLNPERTFPSMFEPIHGSAPDIMGKGIANPLASVWSASQMLDFFGYEEWGAKVLGAVEDLMVDGSVLSPDMGGTSTTREVGDAVVRRLEAMA; via the coding sequence CTGATGAAAATATATAAAATTGCGGTGATCCCGGGTGATGGTATCGGTACGGAAGTTGTGACGGAAGGGGTCAAGGTTCTCGAGCGTGTAGCAGAGCTTGATGGTGGTTTCCGTTTTGAGTTTACATGGTTCCCGTGGGGCTGTGAATATTATCATAAGCATGGTGTGATGATGGACGAGGACGGTATCGACCGTTTGCGTGCGTTCGATGCGATCTTCCTCGGTGCGGTCGGTTCTCCCGATGTGCCCGACCATATTTCGCTCCGCGGTCTACTCCTTCGCATCCGTCAGGGATTCGATCAGTATGTCAACTTGCGTCCTGTAAAGCTCCTCAAAGGTGCGCCGTGTCCGCTCGCAGGTGTTAACCGTGAGGATATTGATATGATGGTCATTCGTGAGAATTCCGAAGGCGAATATTCGGGTATGGGCGATTGGCTGTTCCGCGGAAAAGAAAATGAAGTCGTTTTGCAGACGGGTGTATTCTCACGTAAAGGGGTAGAACGTATCATTCGTTATGCGTATGAAATGGCGCATCGTGAAAATAAAACGCTTACGAGTGTCAGCAAATCGAATGCGCTCAACTATTCGATGGTGTTCTGGGATCAAGTGTTTGCCGAAGTGGGCAAGGAGTATCCCGATGTAAAAACGCAGGTCGTCAATGTTGATGCGGCGGCTCTTTTCTTCGTAAAACAACCGCAGAAATTCCAAGTCGTTGTTACGAGCAATCTGTTCGGTGATATCTTGACAGACTTGGGTGCGGCGATTGCAGGCGGTATGGGTCTGGCGGCAGGTGCGAACCTCAATCCCGAACGTACGTTCCCGTCGATGTTCGAGCCTATTCACGGCAGTGCGCCCGATATCATGGGTAAGGGGATTGCCAATCCGCTTGCTTCGGTGTGGTCTGCTTCGCAGATGCTTGATTTCTTCGGCTACGAAGAGTGGGGTGCAAAGGTGCTTGGTGCAGTAGAAGATTTGATGGTAGACGGCTCTGTGCTGTCGCCTGATATGGGCGGTACGTCTACGACGAGAGAAGTCGGTGATGCTGTTGTGCGCAGATTGGAAGCGATGGCATAA